The following are encoded together in the Anaerostipes caccae L1-92 genome:
- a CDS encoding DUF134 domain-containing protein, whose amino-acid sequence MPRPRKCRRVCAMPENQGFEPLGKQGKCCGNKIVKMSIDEYETIRLIDWEKLTQVQCAEQMGIARTTVTGIYDSARTKLADALIHGKMLMIQGGDYTLCSGDKENCSRRCCKKEKEKER is encoded by the coding sequence ATGCCGAGACCCAGAAAATGCAGAAGAGTCTGTGCCATGCCTGAGAATCAGGGCTTTGAGCCGCTGGGAAAACAGGGAAAATGCTGCGGTAACAAAATTGTTAAGATGAGTATTGATGAATACGAAACTATTCGGCTCATTGATTGGGAAAAACTCACTCAGGTGCAGTGCGCAGAGCAGATGGGAATTGCCAGGACTACGGTCACAGGCATTTACGATTCTGCCAGAACAAAGCTGGCGGACGCTCTCATTCACGGGAAAATGTTAATGATTCAGGGCGGGGATTATACACTCTGTTCCGGAGATAAAGAAAATTGCAGCAGACGCTGCTGTAAAAAAGAAAAGGAGAAAGAAAGATGA
- a CDS encoding DEAD/DEAH box helicase — MDAVRFDELNINDKILKAVKEMGFEAASPIQGAAIPVVLEGRDIVGQAQTGTGKTAAFGIPLLEKMDTKVKKPQAMILCPTRELAIQVADEIRKLAKFMHGAKVLPIYGGQNITNQIRSLKTGANIIVGTPGRIMDHMRRHTLKLEDLKMVVLDEADEMLNMGFREDIESILKEVPEERQTLLFSATMPKAILDITKKYQKDSKLIKVVRKELTVPNIEQYYYEVRPKQKVEVLCRLLDMHSPKLSIVFCNTKRMVDEVTGELKGRGYFAEGIHGDLKQSQRDRVMKSFRGGRVDILVATDVAARGIDVDDVDAVFNYDLPQDDEFYVHRIGRTGRAGRTGNAFTFVAGKEIYKLRDVQRYCKTKIKARPIPSLNDVQATRAEKSLEEITGLIEENNLDKYVDMLDEFINETDFTALEIAAAFLKKQISENEEQEAQQSEDFGDTGAEAGMVRLFINIGKKKGVRPGDILGAIAGESSISGDLVGAIDVHDQYTFVEVPKEVAKDVMYGMRHAKIKGKSVSMEPANRK, encoded by the coding sequence ATGGACGCAGTAAGATTTGATGAGTTGAATATTAATGATAAAATATTAAAAGCAGTGAAAGAGATGGGCTTTGAGGCTGCCTCTCCGATTCAGGGGGCGGCAATCCCGGTGGTGCTTGAGGGAAGAGACATTGTTGGTCAGGCACAGACAGGAACCGGAAAGACCGCTGCATTTGGAATACCGCTTTTGGAAAAGATGGATACAAAGGTGAAAAAGCCTCAGGCCATGATTTTATGTCCCACAAGAGAACTGGCGATCCAGGTGGCGGATGAAATCCGTAAATTAGCCAAATTTATGCATGGAGCCAAAGTACTTCCGATCTATGGGGGACAGAACATTACGAATCAGATTCGGTCCCTGAAAACAGGAGCCAATATTATAGTAGGAACACCGGGCCGTATCATGGATCATATGCGCCGTCATACTCTGAAATTAGAAGATTTGAAAATGGTTGTCCTGGATGAGGCCGACGAGATGCTGAACATGGGATTCAGAGAAGATATCGAGAGTATTTTAAAAGAAGTACCGGAAGAAAGGCAGACTTTATTGTTCTCTGCCACGATGCCGAAGGCGATTCTGGACATTACGAAAAAATATCAGAAGGATTCCAAGCTGATCAAGGTAGTGCGCAAGGAACTGACAGTACCGAATATCGAGCAGTATTACTATGAGGTGAGGCCGAAACAGAAGGTTGAAGTGCTCTGCCGTCTGCTGGATATGCATTCTCCGAAGCTTTCCATCGTATTCTGCAATACAAAACGTATGGTAGACGAAGTGACGGGAGAACTGAAAGGCCGGGGGTACTTTGCAGAGGGGATCCACGGAGACCTGAAGCAGAGCCAGAGAGACCGTGTCATGAAAAGCTTCCGAGGCGGACGTGTGGATATCCTTGTGGCAACCGATGTGGCTGCGAGAGGAATCGATGTAGATGATGTAGATGCAGTCTTCAATTACGATCTCCCTCAGGATGATGAGTTTTATGTGCACCGGATCGGGCGTACCGGACGCGCAGGCAGGACTGGGAATGCATTTACTTTCGTGGCAGGAAAAGAAATTTATAAGCTGAGAGACGTACAGCGCTACTGTAAAACAAAGATCAAGGCAAGACCGATTCCGAGTTTAAATGATGTTCAGGCCACCAGAGCAGAAAAGAGTCTGGAGGAGATCACAGGACTGATTGAAGAAAACAATCTGGATAAATATGTAGATATGCTGGATGAATTCATCAATGAGACTGACTTCACAGCATTAGAGATCGCAGCGGCATTTCTGAAAAAACAAATTTCAGAGAATGAGGAACAGGAAGCACAGCAGAGTGAAGACTTTGGCGATACCGGAGCTGAAGCGGGAATGGTAAGACTCTTTATTAACATAGGAAAGAAAAAAGGAGTGCGCCCTGGAGATATCCTCGGAGCAATAGCGGGAGAATCCAGCATCTCCGGCGACCTGGTAGGTGCCATTGATGTGCATGATCAGTATACGTTTGTAGAAGTGCCGAAAGAGGTTGCAAAAGACGTTATGTACGGAATGAGACACGCAAAGATCAAGGGGAAGAGTGTCAGCATGGAGCCGGCGAACCGGAAATAA
- a CDS encoding GIY-YIG nuclease family protein has protein sequence MKNYTYVLKCSDKSLYTGWTNDIEKRLKSHNEGKGAKYTRGRTPVELVYLEEFDTKEAAMKREAAIKKMSRAEKLKLPGIKV, from the coding sequence ATGAAGAACTATACATATGTTTTAAAGTGCAGCGACAAGAGTCTCTACACAGGATGGACCAATGACATTGAAAAACGGCTGAAGTCCCACAACGAGGGCAAAGGCGCCAAGTACACAAGAGGCCGGACACCGGTTGAGCTTGTGTACTTGGAGGAGTTTGATACAAAAGAGGCGGCGATGAAAAGAGAAGCCGCTATAAAAAAGATGAGCCGGGCAGAGAAATTAAAGCTGCCCGGCATAAAAGTATGA
- a CDS encoding NifB/NifX family molybdenum-iron cluster-binding protein: MKIAVTYENGDIFQHFGHTEQFKIYETADGKVLNSVVVSTMGSGHGALAGFLQEHGADTLICGGIGAGAQEALKEAGITLYGGVSGSADQAVEDLLNNELSYDENVMCSHHGEDHHHEGNCGEHGCGRH, translated from the coding sequence ATGAAGATAGCAGTAACTTATGAAAACGGAGATATTTTTCAGCATTTTGGACACACAGAGCAGTTTAAGATTTATGAGACGGCCGATGGGAAAGTGTTAAACAGTGTAGTCGTATCTACTATGGGAAGCGGGCACGGTGCTTTGGCAGGATTTTTACAGGAACACGGGGCAGACACCCTGATCTGCGGCGGAATCGGCGCAGGGGCGCAGGAAGCTTTAAAGGAAGCAGGAATCACTCTGTACGGAGGAGTTTCCGGAAGCGCGGATCAGGCTGTTGAAGATCTGCTTAATAATGAACTCTCTTATGACGAAAATGTCATGTGCAGCCATCACGGTGAAGACCATCATCATGAAGGAAACTGCGGGGAACACGGCTGCGGCCGTCACTAA
- the cptIN gene encoding type III toxin-antitoxin system CptIN family toxin, whose protein sequence is MWEVFIIYIYIIILKRDIYIKILGFYIIKDEFFHDMNDPYLKGNKLESRPQYYCFRDTSHEIYWMIPMSSKIKKYENLIDQRISDGRPCDILHIAKLDTGSESVFLIQDMFPVTEKYIKRPYTISGNHLKLTS, encoded by the coding sequence TTGTGGGAAGTTTTTATAATCTATATTTACATAATTATACTAAAAAGGGATATTTATATAAAAATCTTAGGATTCTATATTATAAAAGATGAATTTTTCCACGATATGAACGATCCATATTTGAAAGGCAATAAACTTGAATCCAGACCGCAGTACTACTGTTTTCGAGATACATCACATGAAATTTACTGGATGATTCCTATGAGCAGTAAGATAAAGAAATATGAAAACCTCATAGATCAGCGCATTTCTGATGGCCGGCCTTGTGATATCCTGCATATCGCAAAATTGGATACCGGCAGCGAAAGTGTTTTCTTAATACAGGATATGTTCCCTGTAACAGAAAAATATATCAAGCGTCCCTATACCATTTCCGGGAATCATTTAAAGTTAACCAGCTAA
- a CDS encoding Fur family transcriptional regulator, whose translation MQPATKRSKQRDAIINFLMTRKDHPTADTIYVNIKEEFPNISLGTVYRNLALLSSRGDILKLSYDGGADRYDANVGPHYHFICKECGEVIDLKMDPIDHVNAIASAQFKGRVDENVTYFRGVCEKCLKKDIDNTK comes from the coding sequence ATGCAGCCTGCGACGAAAAGGAGCAAGCAGAGGGATGCGATCATTAACTTTTTGATGACGAGAAAAGATCATCCGACTGCGGATACCATTTATGTAAACATAAAAGAAGAATTTCCAAACATCAGTTTAGGTACGGTTTACCGCAATCTGGCACTGCTGTCAAGCCGCGGTGATATCCTAAAACTGAGTTATGACGGCGGGGCAGACAGATACGATGCCAATGTTGGTCCGCACTATCATTTTATATGCAAAGAGTGCGGGGAAGTCATCGATCTTAAGATGGACCCGATCGACCATGTAAATGCGATCGCAAGCGCCCAATTTAAAGGTCGTGTAGACGAGAATGTCACTTACTTTCGTGGAGTATGTGAAAAATGTTTAAAAAAAGATATTGACAATACAAAATAG
- the ileS gene encoding isoleucine--tRNA ligase, whose translation MYKKVSSDLNFVDREKQTVEFWKEHKIFEKSIEERKGDDTYTFYDGPPTANGKPHIGHVLTRVIKDMIPRYQTMKGHKIIRKAGWDTHGLPVELEVEKKLGLDGKEQIEEYGLAPFIKECKESVWKYKGMWEDFSGVVGFWADMDDPYVTYHNDYIESVWWALKQIWDKGLLYKGYKIVPYCPRCGTPLSSHEVAQGYKDVKEKSAIARFKVKDEDAYILAWTTTPWTLPSNVALCVNPNETYVKVENDGYTYYLAEALCDSVLEGEYKVLETYKGTDLEYKEYEPLFPFVTPKEKAYYVTCDTYVTLTDGTGVVHIAPAFGEDDAQVGRKYGLPFVQLVDEKGEMTKETPWAGTFCKDADKLILKDLEERGLLFAALDFEHSYPHCWRCDTPLIYYARESWFIKMTDVKDQLIKNNNTVNWIPENIGKGRFGDWLENVQDWGISRNRYWGTPLNVWECECGHQHAIGSIEELKSMSDNCPEDIELHRPYIDDVTVKCPECGKEMRRVEEVIDCWFDSGSMPFAQWHYPFENKEIFEENFPADFISEAVDQTRGWFYSLLAISTLLFDKAPYKNVIVLGHVQDENGQKMSKSKGNAVDPMEALAEHGADAIRWYFYTNSAPWLPNRFHGKAVTEGQRKFMGTLWNTYAFYVLYAEIDQFDPTKYSLDHDKLPVMDRWLLSKLNSLVRTVDENLGAYRIPEAARALQEFVDEMSNWYVRRCRERFWAKGMEQDKINAYMTLYTALTTVCKAAAPMIPFMTEEIYQNLVKSVDQEAPESIHLCDFPAVDESLCDKELEENMDAVLKIVVLGRACRNSASIKNRQPIGQMYVKAPSELPEFYQDIIREELNVKAIEFTDDVSNFTTYNFKPQLKTVGPKYGKLLNGIRKHLTELDGNKAKAELDSKGMLEFTVDGMPVELSEEDLLIEMVKQEGFVTEADSDFTVVLDTNLTEELLEEGFIREIISKVQSMRKEAGFEVMDQITISYEANEKVKELISKNKSTVMNDVLATGIVAGEAAGFIKEWNINGEKVTLGVKKNEE comes from the coding sequence GTGGAAAAGAAGCTTGGATTAGACGGAAAAGAACAGATCGAAGAATACGGACTGGCTCCTTTCATTAAAGAATGTAAAGAAAGTGTCTGGAAGTATAAAGGCATGTGGGAAGATTTCTCAGGTGTGGTAGGCTTTTGGGCAGATATGGATGATCCCTATGTAACTTATCACAACGACTATATCGAATCCGTCTGGTGGGCATTAAAACAGATCTGGGATAAAGGTCTCCTTTATAAGGGATATAAGATTGTACCTTACTGCCCTCGCTGCGGAACCCCGCTTTCTTCCCATGAGGTAGCCCAGGGATATAAAGATGTAAAAGAAAAATCAGCCATTGCAAGATTTAAAGTGAAGGATGAGGACGCATATATTCTGGCTTGGACCACAACCCCATGGACCCTTCCTTCTAATGTGGCACTCTGTGTGAATCCGAATGAGACTTATGTCAAAGTGGAAAATGACGGATATACTTATTATCTGGCAGAAGCGCTCTGTGACAGTGTACTCGAAGGTGAATACAAGGTGCTTGAGACATACAAAGGAACAGACCTGGAATATAAGGAGTACGAGCCGCTGTTCCCGTTTGTGACACCGAAAGAGAAGGCATATTACGTAACCTGCGATACCTATGTCACGCTGACAGACGGTACAGGAGTGGTCCACATCGCCCCTGCATTTGGTGAGGACGATGCTCAGGTCGGCAGAAAATACGGACTGCCGTTCGTACAGCTTGTGGATGAAAAAGGTGAGATGACAAAAGAGACACCTTGGGCAGGAACGTTCTGTAAAGATGCGGATAAACTGATCCTGAAAGATCTGGAAGAAAGAGGTCTCTTATTTGCGGCACTTGACTTTGAGCACAGTTATCCTCACTGCTGGAGATGTGATACTCCGCTGATCTACTATGCGAGAGAATCCTGGTTTATTAAGATGACGGATGTAAAAGACCAGCTGATCAAGAACAACAATACCGTCAACTGGATTCCGGAAAACATCGGAAAAGGACGTTTCGGGGACTGGCTGGAAAATGTCCAGGATTGGGGCATTTCCAGAAACCGTTACTGGGGAACTCCGCTGAATGTCTGGGAATGTGAATGCGGACATCAGCACGCCATCGGTTCTATTGAAGAGTTAAAGAGTATGTCTGACAACTGCCCGGAGGACATCGAACTGCACCGCCCATATATTGACGATGTGACTGTAAAGTGTCCGGAGTGCGGAAAAGAGATGCGCCGGGTGGAAGAAGTGATCGACTGTTGGTTTGACTCAGGTTCCATGCCGTTTGCACAGTGGCATTATCCGTTTGAAAATAAAGAAATCTTCGAGGAGAATTTCCCTGCTGACTTTATATCCGAAGCAGTGGACCAGACAAGAGGATGGTTCTATTCTCTCCTGGCAATCTCTACGCTGCTGTTTGACAAGGCTCCATATAAAAATGTCATTGTATTAGGTCATGTCCAGGATGAAAACGGACAAAAGATGTCCAAGTCCAAAGGAAATGCAGTCGATCCTATGGAGGCACTGGCAGAGCATGGGGCAGATGCCATCCGCTGGTACTTCTATACAAACAGCGCCCCATGGCTTCCGAACCGGTTCCATGGAAAAGCCGTGACTGAAGGCCAGAGAAAGTTCATGGGAACACTGTGGAATACTTATGCATTCTATGTGTTATATGCAGAGATCGATCAGTTTGATCCAACGAAATACAGTCTGGATCATGACAAGCTGCCGGTCATGGACCGCTGGCTTTTATCCAAGCTGAATTCTCTCGTGAGAACTGTGGATGAGAATCTGGGCGCTTACAGGATTCCGGAAGCCGCAAGGGCTCTACAGGAATTTGTCGATGAGATGAGCAACTGGTATGTAAGACGATGCCGTGAGAGGTTCTGGGCAAAGGGAATGGAGCAGGATAAAATCAATGCATATATGACTCTTTACACTGCGTTGACAACTGTCTGTAAGGCAGCGGCTCCGATGATTCCGTTTATGACGGAAGAAATTTATCAGAATCTCGTAAAAAGTGTGGATCAGGAGGCTCCTGAGAGCATCCATCTGTGTGACTTCCCGGCTGTGGATGAGAGTCTCTGCGACAAAGAGCTGGAAGAAAATATGGACGCCGTGTTAAAGATTGTCGTTCTCGGACGTGCGTGCAGAAACAGTGCCAGCATCAAGAACCGCCAGCCGATCGGACAGATGTATGTAAAAGCGCCATCAGAGCTGCCGGAATTCTATCAGGATATTATCCGTGAAGAATTAAATGTGAAAGCCATTGAGTTTACAGACGATGTTTCAAATTTCACCACATACAATTTCAAACCGCAGTTAAAGACAGTGGGACCGAAATACGGAAAACTATTAAACGGCATCCGCAAACATTTGACAGAGCTGGACGGAAACAAGGCCAAAGCAGAGCTGGATTCTAAGGGAATGCTTGAGTTCACTGTGGATGGCATGCCGGTGGAACTTTCCGAAGAGGATCTCCTGATCGAAATGGTGAAGCAGGAAGGCTTTGTGACAGAGGCGGACAGTGACTTTACGGTTGTGCTGGATACGAATCTGACAGAAGAGCTTCTCGAAGAAGGCTTTATCCGGGAAATCATCAGCAAGGTTCAGTCTATGAGAAAAGAGGCGGGATTTGAAGTGATGGATCAGATCACGATTTCTTATGAAGCAAATGAAAAAGTTAAAGAGCTGATCTCAAAAAATAAAAGTACTGTCATGAATGATGTGCTGGCTACGGGAATTGTGGCAGGAGAGGCAGCAGGCTTCATAAAAGAGTGGAACATCAATGGGGAAAAAGTAACTCTTGGAGTGAAAAAGAACGAAGAATAA
- the trhA gene encoding PAQR family membrane homeostasis protein TrhA: MNFRLKDPGSAITHFIGMVLSVVAGIPLIVSSVQTHDYIRIASLTIFVLSMIGLYGASTTYHSVYSSEHVMKVLKKLDHAMIFVLIAGSYTPICTIVLGGKVGYGLLTAIWIIAILGIVFKMFWVTCPKWVSSVMYIAMGWFCVIAIAPLFKKLSAVCFGLLLAGGIIYTVGGIIYALKLSWFENHWKNFGLHEIFHLFVMGGSACHLIMMFFI, encoded by the coding sequence ATGAATTTTAGACTGAAAGATCCCGGAAGTGCAATCACTCATTTTATTGGCATGGTTCTGTCCGTTGTGGCCGGTATACCCTTGATTGTCAGCAGTGTTCAGACTCACGATTATATTCGTATCGCCTCACTGACAATCTTTGTACTGAGTATGATCGGCCTGTACGGAGCCAGCACAACCTACCATTCCGTTTATTCTTCTGAGCATGTGATGAAGGTTTTGAAAAAACTCGATCATGCCATGATCTTTGTCCTGATAGCAGGTTCCTATACACCGATCTGTACCATTGTACTGGGCGGCAAAGTGGGCTACGGGCTGCTGACTGCCATTTGGATCATTGCTATTTTAGGTATTGTTTTTAAAATGTTCTGGGTGACTTGCCCTAAATGGGTGTCATCTGTCATGTACATCGCCATGGGCTGGTTTTGCGTTATCGCCATTGCCCCGTTATTTAAGAAATTGTCTGCCGTATGCTTCGGGCTGCTTTTGGCCGGCGGTATCATCTATACCGTAGGCGGCATCATCTATGCCCTAAAGCTTTCCTGGTTTGAAAACCACTGGAAGAATTTCGGACTGCATGAAATATTCCATCTGTTCGTCATGGGAGGAAGCGCCTGCCATTTGATCATGATGTTTTTTATTTAA
- a CDS encoding M23 family metallopeptidase translates to MKGHNRDVSSPLKKYYAVMLVGLALFIGIMTYYSIEFKNKRDLAKQQVDLNKDSVGVNNGATEGTTEATTTEATEAETEKTTETMNQNTVSYDGKTKLAWPLTGNVLMPYSVDSTIYFESLDQYRVNKGIMIEAKEGMAVKAPKNAKVEEIRKTEEYGQTVLLDLGNGYTALYGQLKNLAVKEGDTVTKNQILGKVAAPTDCFTLEGANVYLQMEKDKKTINPTSYLE, encoded by the coding sequence ATGAAAGGACATAACCGGGACGTCTCTTCCCCATTAAAGAAATACTATGCGGTGATGCTGGTAGGACTGGCCCTTTTTATCGGGATCATGACATATTACAGCATAGAATTTAAAAATAAAAGAGACTTAGCAAAACAGCAGGTAGATTTAAACAAGGATTCCGTCGGTGTCAATAACGGGGCTACCGAGGGAACAACAGAAGCAACGACCACAGAAGCGACGGAGGCAGAGACTGAAAAGACCACAGAGACTATGAACCAGAATACGGTATCATATGATGGAAAAACAAAGCTTGCCTGGCCGCTGACAGGAAACGTTCTGATGCCTTACAGCGTTGACTCCACTATTTATTTTGAATCCCTGGACCAGTACCGGGTAAATAAGGGAATCATGATCGAGGCAAAAGAGGGAATGGCAGTAAAAGCTCCGAAAAACGCAAAAGTAGAAGAAATCCGCAAGACCGAAGAATATGGACAGACTGTACTCCTGGATTTAGGGAACGGTTACACCGCACTCTACGGACAGCTGAAAAATCTCGCTGTGAAAGAAGGAGATACAGTGACAAAGAACCAGATTCTTGGTAAGGTTGCGGCCCCTACTGACTGCTTTACACTGGAGGGTGCAAATGTATACCTGCAGATGGAAAAGGACAAGAAGACAATTAATCCAACCAGTTATTTAGAATAG
- a CDS encoding SpoIID/LytB domain-containing protein, which produces MRNKLSYLFFLLFLFCSVPYLLTVVLSGKEEAKPVDFQTHTSGYTVTVSGKPMDLEAYLLGVLPTQISMDDEKEALKAQAVILRTDILRRIGDKKNISQDSLPYKYESDDNLQEKLGEQKYKITDQSRKQAVGETTGEVITYEGKYIQPYFHGISVGTTLSAKEWLGKEIPYLQEKDSLKDVESPEYMTGIPVTYGQVVTQLKKENKISLSVEEAKKSIRIKEKTGNGYVKKVQVGKYVMTGEAWAKCFQLNSTNFYLEPYDGKLRMVALGKGLGLGLSQYGANELAKDGKSYKNILKYYYTGIQITKMSDQ; this is translated from the coding sequence ATGAGAAATAAATTGTCCTACCTTTTCTTTTTGCTGTTTCTGTTCTGCAGTGTTCCATATCTGCTGACAGTGGTGCTTTCAGGAAAAGAAGAAGCAAAACCTGTGGATTTTCAGACCCACACCAGCGGCTACACTGTGACAGTGAGCGGAAAACCGATGGATTTAGAAGCCTATTTGCTGGGTGTACTGCCGACACAGATTTCTATGGATGATGAAAAAGAGGCGTTAAAAGCCCAGGCGGTCATTTTGAGGACAGATATTCTGCGAAGAATCGGTGACAAAAAGAACATAAGCCAGGATTCTCTTCCATATAAATATGAGTCGGATGACAACTTGCAGGAAAAGTTAGGGGAACAAAAATATAAAATAACCGATCAGTCAAGAAAACAGGCAGTCGGGGAGACGACAGGAGAGGTCATTACATATGAGGGAAAATATATACAGCCGTATTTCCATGGCATCAGTGTCGGTACTACTTTGAGTGCCAAAGAATGGTTAGGAAAAGAGATCCCTTATCTTCAGGAAAAAGACAGCCTGAAAGATGTGGAATCACCGGAATATATGACTGGGATTCCAGTGACATATGGGCAGGTGGTGACTCAGCTGAAAAAGGAGAATAAGATCAGTCTGTCAGTGGAGGAAGCCAAGAAATCCATTCGGATCAAAGAAAAGACAGGAAACGGTTATGTCAAAAAAGTACAGGTCGGAAAATATGTTATGACCGGAGAGGCTTGGGCAAAATGCTTTCAGCTGAACTCTACGAACTTTTATCTGGAGCCGTATGACGGCAAGCTGAGGATGGTAGCGCTGGGAAAAGGCCTTGGGCTCGGACTGTCCCAATATGGAGCCAATGAGCTGGCCAAGGACGGAAAAAGTTATAAAAATATTTTAAAATATTATTATACAGGAATTCAAATTACAAAAATGTCTGATCAGTGA